In the Zingiber officinale cultivar Zhangliang chromosome 5A, Zo_v1.1, whole genome shotgun sequence genome, ggagcccaaggagatggttttaatggctcaagaagaggaggaagagcaaccggaagttaactcatgctcaacttccgaggaggagaaggagtatgaagaagcatcatcaacatcctcaagggttgaagaagaatccaagacggatgaagaagaggtcttggaggtcaacctagtgagcacctccaccgacgCTAAGTTAAAGGACCACAttgtatgcttcgggtgcaaggagaaaggacactacaagagtagatgtcctatgggtaagaagaaggtaattcctaaacccaatcaagatATTTTAAATGCTAACATGGGTggtaggaatgaagaaacccaaaagaagagGATGCACATTGTATGCTTTACATGTGGAATGAAGGGTCActtccacaccaaatgcccaaagaagaaggagcttaagaagcttgcacatttaaagaaatgggagaagaagaaaaggagttcaaatcaagggggagctccaaaggtaaatggtaaggtaaaccctagtttaaatttgaagtcaaatttaaattcttatgttcccatgcatactaggaaaaataatgattatcattatgtagcaatgcaaaattttggatttaagtatcatgataggaatagggttaatgtagatcaaaccctaggaggccaattcatgaaaaacctaggaatggtagacctaaggaagcccaaggcattaatcctaagaaggggagacatatgcctagaaagggtaggtctaggaatgtccaaggtggacatgttgactctaggtttaggaacctagaaagggagaatcaagctttgaaggcaaagcttgatggtttagagaaattccttaagagattcactattggatctaagggattaaatatggtgttgggtagtcaaaaacccaaaaaatgatagatcgggcttgggatatcgatctagtccctccaaggtcaaaaggagaccatgtgctagggtggcacatgataagggcaagggagaatcatctaaagccaatgagaagaaatatgctagggttgcatatgattatggaaaGGATGATGTGTCTAAGGTGCACCATTGTGGCCTAGCCAtcgtggatgagtcacctagggaggtggctaagacaaagagctctagggggagctctaagagtcaatttgggacccatggcaaatggatctcaggtgggtactacttgggagtctagaggagccatggagtgtgccaaaaggtttggagatggatttgagtctcaaacctagggatttggcacacatggtttgtgtttcatgcaagaaatatgacatttgggttcatatagcatgataaatggttttggatgtatagatgtcatataaaccaatgctagggatgcattgtgggttggtatgggcaaatacatcaagaggaagtcaaaactaggactttaggtcaaggttcaattgaaccatttagctagttttggattttgtgtcaatcttgggattggtgatagatacattttgtaatgtatttttcctaagtagacaagggtacaatagacctctccacaaaatttgggaatttttggaggtctagggaatttctggtgcatttctgaagttggcctgaaaaggttgatttttttcagaaatagggtaccagtcgactagtaacagtgTTTTTTGATCACAGAATgattctgtaaggttgtgtcgaagggggcagtcgactggcacttagggcagtcgactgataccagtctgaaactgttttcagcattggtttatgaccatgtcaactcacttagatgtatgggatccaagggggattaatacatgaatttagggtcagtttggatgataagttttcaacaattgggatattgttggattactttttggatgttaggcaaagggggagaagtaaggtttagttgggaaaactttagtgcctttgcgtagggggagccttgggatatgttcttaaaaagcccgttgtaaaaatcctagctcattggggagtataggtgtagggggagccttgggataggttcttaaaaagctctgtgggaaaatcctagctcaatggggagcttaggtgtagggggagccttgtgataggttccaatgcttggtgcattgtttcggcggttgccaagtgtgtagccttggcaacgtaagtccattcagcagttgccaagtgtgtagcgttggcaatgtaagtccattcggcattataagtccaagtgtgtagccttggcatcgtaagtccattcggcggagtaagtccaagtatgtagccttggcatcgtaagtccattgtttttagcatgtttatttgctatatgttttccctaacttaaacgtattgccaaacaccaaaaaggggagattgttggagcaatcccaatggtccgcgggaccatgtgttttggtgtttgggcaaagggtttaagttaggtttaccctcgttatttgatatgtgtacttgagttgtgcaggactgcaggtgacacatatgactcaggttgacggcttcgggttcggtgaaggatgaagcatccgagggaccgtggacaaggcagcaaggacaagggtcgagggaagcgacttcgaggcatacgcgaaggatggcattggggacgagccgcgggcttggatgcatccgagggacgagagccaaaggaagtaggcttgaaggcaagaggtcaaggctgcaaagaagagtcaagtgagtcgtgagggtccgagtgcgagagaaatgtactcgggatgggaaaccctaagtttagggttgtaccagtcgactggtactgggaccagtcgactggtggtgagcacagaagctctctgtgcccaaAACGGCTGGAACCAGTCTACTGGtccagggaccagtcgactgatagatagccgttgagagagacgttgggttggcaccagtcgactggtgcaaggaccagtcgactagtaacgggcaaatcagcaaggctgatttccccaagctctataagagggagcttgggatggccggtcaacctaacgaaattagacttggttaaagcctaattagtagtcaccaaagtgctcaaggttctcttgtgtccaagtgttcttggttggagttgtggtgaggtttctccacccacaaggaggttgagctagccggagtttgccggggactaatccaccgacggattgagggatcgtccaccttacgaacacgccgtggagtaggagcaagttatctccgaaccacgtaaacgaacgtgttagcggtttgcatttccattcttgtatttagtgtttagctttctatttgtatttgtttgtattccgctgcgctaacatcataggaagcaaggatttaggggtaccatctatccaaccccctttcaagccggccaccgatcctccaacaaaacCTTCCACCAAATTTTTAATAAACATTACATATTAAACGTAGAGGTACGTTTGCCCAAAGTTGTATTGGATTTATAGTTTTAAATAATGGAATGTTTTAGAATGAAAACCACAAGGTAATATAAAAACATTGATCAATATAAACAAAATATTTAACTGAACTAAATAAGATTGAATATGAAGAAAATGAAAGGATAAGATTCATGCAAAatctttaagaaaaataattgtGAAGTTGGTGATGAAGCCGCAACaacaaaaacttttaaagaaatgAATCAATGATATCTTGATCATGCATCACGGAGTTGGGCAAAACTGACGCCCCTTTTGTACCGGGTTGTCAAAGAATATCCACTGCTATAACTAAACTGTCGTAGGGTTATTAATTTTAATCATTTTAgtcttgaaaaaaaattatattacaaCAGCTAGAGGATGTAAATGAGTTCGTGAGTTATTCggaactcgattcgataaaaaactCGTTCAAATTCGTTCGTTTATTTTATCGAACCAAGCTCGATTTCGAACTCGATAATTTTATCGAGCCAAGTTCGAACTTAAAGATATTCGACTCGTGAACTCACGAACATGTTCATTTGTAGGTTCATGAGCCAAAAAACAAACCTTAAAACGAATCTTAATCGAGTCAAAAAACAAATTCTAAAACGAACAAAAAACGAATTCCAAAACAAAccttaaaacaaactttaaaatgagccaaaaaaaaacaaactctAAATGAGTCCGAAAACGAACCCGAACTCGCTTAACAAATTAAGCTcattaactatgataatcgaaTTAATAACGAGCCGAACGCGAACTGTTCacgagcttgataattccaaaacgagccaagctcaagccttgtaataaaagtttgattcaagctcgagcccgaatataacttaaacgagccaagctcaaaccTAATATtattcggctcgtttacatccctaaacAGCTACGACTTCTTAAGATAGTAAAACTATGTAGTAACTATGACTTCATAAATTGCTACAACACGCTCAATTTAGGCGAGAGATACAAATAGGATAATAATGAGAATAATACTGAAAACAATTGTATCATTTTACAAGAGGATGAgatgtttttttattaaaaaaaaatcaagggcACCCCTCTGATGATTCAGTAAAAACAAAGACGTTTTTCTGACTTTTGCCCCGAGTTTGATTCTGACCTAAACACCTGGTAGATTTCTATTCTATCTTCTAATTGTATCACCATAAAACATAATATTGCTTGACCAATTTTGTTTCACAAAAAAAAGGAGGATAACTGATACAACAAGAGGAGAAATGGTGAAAGGATTAatgaaggaaaacaaaccaaattACAGAAACAATGCCATTTTAAAAGTCCTCAACATTCAACATTAGATACTTACAACCACCTCAAAGTGTCTATGAAGTGTTTCAAATTCAATATACATGAGCATTTCACTAAAGAAAATCAACAAGGTCCTAATTAGCAACATTTTCCTAAATCAACTCAATGTATGAAGTTGGGAGGAAGAATTGATAATTAGAAGCACCAAAGAAATTGTAAAGTAGGTACAAGTTAGGCATAACAACAATGATCCCTGACGAAATTATGGCAAACAAGCATTCAACCAAGTATTACAGTCACTTTAAAACAACAAAGCCAGTTCTAAGTGCCTGATCAAACAGAATTAATAAGCAAACAGTTCTATTAGACAAAAACTTGAAACCAGATGAATAAGAAAGTTCTTACGGATAAAGATATCATTTTGAATTTGACAGTGGGAAAATATTTTGATTGCAGTTACACTACCATTTAAGCAGCAAAAGCACCAGCATTATTGTCCTCCTCTGCAGCACCAACTGCAACATTGGCCTCTGCTTCTGCTGCTGCATCCATAGCACTGGCTGTAGCATCTTCTTCCACCTGCGGCTGCACCTGCTCCTCCTCTGGCAGAGGCTCTTCGACATATTCATTCTCAAATGCATCTACTGGCACCTCATAGATTCGCACCTGTGGCTTAACTGGGTCCTTGACAAGAACATATTTCCCTTCATTGAGCTTCATGCAAAGGTCAACAATTGACTTGACAATCCCCCACATGTTGGAAGTATTAAGATTGATTTGAGTAGCGAAATCCCTAGGCTTGTACCCAATCACACTCAAAATAACATGGTTGAAGTGGTCTCGAGAATGGACTCTAGAGACATATCCCAGCTTCATCAGATCAGCACCGGAAAGAAGTGCTTGAGCAGTCCATTTGGCAagcttgttagcattgttcttgAGTTCAGTTGCAAGAACTGCTCCTCTTTGAGTCTCAAGTTTCTGTCTCCAGTCTATGCCAGTGTACTTTGGATCAAACTCGTTGAGGGCGTTCAGTGTCATGAAAGCTCGCTGCCCCTTGACATCTGTGACGCTGTGCACCTCGCAGCGGGCAATGAGTTGAGTATCCTCGTCGAGCTTCCAGCGGCGGTACCGGTATGCAACAGATGCAACTTCTTCACCTTCAGAGGCGAAAGGGTTGGGCTCGTCGAAAGTAACCTTGTTGCCATCGCGCACAAGGACCTGCTGTGAGAAGTTTTGGTTGATGTAAGTAGCCTCAAAGGAGAGGGAGTGGGCAGAGTTGATGTCCTCCTTAGCATCAGGGAGGAGCTCCTGCGAAGTCTCGTTGACAGAGAGAAGGTCGAGTTGGGAACCATCACGCTTGTCGAAGAAGAGTTTGTTGCCAACCCGCTGAATGACAATGTCCCACGAGTAGACAGACCGTGGAGCGCACATGAGAGCGGAGAGGATGACGTCCGTGGCGAAAACAGTAGCCTTGTCGTCGGCAGCGAGGCGGCGGATTACTGGGTCGTCAGTGGTGGTGACCTTGAAGAAATTGCGAGACTTGAACCGCTCGAGGCGGCGCTCGTTCTTGGGGTTGATGCGATCAAAGGAGCGATCATAGAACTCCAGGCCGCCACAAACAAGGAGGTCCTCAGGCGGGTCAGGGACGGAAAAGGAGAGCTTTGAGAAGGTGGAGAAAGGAATCTGGTCGAGCATGGTCCACTCCGGTTGGATGTCGACGGACGACTTGAGCAGGGGAGAGTCGCGTCGATTGGCACCGCCGCCAAAACCACCGCCGGCAAAATGCGAACGGTGGTGCAGATTGTAGAAACGGTCGCGGCGGGCGCGCTCCTTCTCGGCCTCACGCTTCCGGGCCTCGACCTCCTCGTCGCGACGCTGCGGCAGCTGCGGCCGCTGCTGGAAGCGCCAGCGGGGGCCGAACTTGGGGCGAGGCGGGGGCTTGCCGTCGACCAGGCGGAACGTGGAGTCATCACCGGCACCGGCCGATTGGCCAGAGAACTCGTCGAGAGCGAAGTCAAAGACAGCGTCGCGGCCGCCTCCAGCCCCCGAACGAGCGGCATTGGCGCCGAAATTAGGGTTTCGTGTCCAGTCGGCCACGCGCCCTAGCTTCTCAGAGCGGGAAAAGGGGGCGAAAGGGATGTTGGCCGGCTGAGTGGAGCCGCCGTCGTTCCTGAAGAGGAGGAGCGGGGCGGAGGCTGTATCAGGAGGGCCCCAGCCGTCGGGGTTGAAGGGGACGACGCCGACGTCGAAGCCCATCGTCGATCTGCTGCACAGCGCTAGGGTTTGGAAGGGGATCAAGGCGGCGGCGGCTGCGATAAAGGAGCAAAGGATCCAGCAAATCTAGGGTTTCGGTTTTTAAGGAAACGGGCGTAAATCTATTCCGGATTTTACTAAATCAGTCGGATCTTTAACCCAAATCCCATCCTTTACATCTTGTTTGGAAAGATTAAGAATTGAATTTTTAGTgaaattgaaattcaatttcattGTTTGATATAAAATTTTGATATGGAATCATTAAgaattgaaatttaatttcatgAAATAGTGCAAAAGTAAATCAGACCAAAATCCATCTGATTTGGATAGGAAATTTACCTTGAAGAACTAGAATTACTTAAATGTcccttttaaaactctcttttttttcatcTGTCGACTGTTTGCTCCCGAGTTCTTACTTGCTAAACAGAATCAACAACAAAATCAACGACTTCCTCAGTAGCCTCTACATTTTGTTTGGATAGATCAAGAGTGGTATGCTAACACTCATTTTCTAGAGTTTTTGTTATTAAATAGTTAGTTATGAGGATAAAATGATAAATGTATAAAAATAGAATTCAATTCAAATAGATTTCAAATTaaagaattcaattcaattctgtTATTCACTAATTCATTCCAAATATAAAAATTGAGTTGAATTGAATCCTTGTTGGAATTCAATTTctaataaaatttaattcaattttttcaCTTAAATTATTTCCAAACAAGATGTTAAATCAACTAAACCTTCCTcaacaaattttatatttatctatAAAACTAATAAACTTTCCgtgcaaataaataaatttataattatctcTTTAACCATGTATTGTCAAATTTGTATGGGATTTGAGAATGCCGGTTACCGTGAAAGGTATTCAGTTGTTATCTAAAtacttatgatttgattgtaAGGATTTTTCCTTCCTATATCACTCATGTCTAATGATAAAGATGTTATatgtggtaaaaaaaaaaatgatccgtTCCTCCTAGCACCTTAGTATTCTTATATAATTCCATTCGAtccataatttattaattttatggaTTTAACATGAATTCCTCGTCATAATTTATGCCAGTGAGAAAATCTCATTTTATACcatatatttttagaattctTTTTTTACTTTGGCATTAAATCAAGATGATTAAATAAACAaatccattatatatatatatataaatggtgGAGTGGACAAACAAATCGAATTAAGAGTTAAGAGGAGAATATGCATTTGAATTAAAGagtaaaaaaattactaaaaataatagaaaataaaggtATACAATCTCAATCAAGCGATCTTATAGTCGATTCTCAATGTGAATCAGTTACTTTTggaacaagaagtaggagaggaagTGACAGAAGTCATTATAATTATtaggatactccaattgatagtccattatAATTGGATGGTAATGAATTGGATTTGGATAAGTTTTATATCTTTTATATCCACATTCATTGGATATTAGATATTCATCCTCATATCTATTGGGTATTGAATATCTATCATCATAAATTATTAAATAACCGAATAACTTATTGAATATCTATCCTCATAGTGCTCATAAGATGTTGTTGATCCCCGGGTAgtttctggagtatgcaaactgatcgtcgaggctggtgttcgacactatctccgtaaacgatattgctccgctacggtgcttaacggattgttgcaattcgttcccaagatacaacgacgacgaacgtctcggaatcgtagcactccgacttccgagaccagcgaaccttctagtagacttcttggactcttgaatgcacaagatgagatgaatgcttgaggaagagaagagaggattgagtgaattgagtgaattttccatcatctggagggtacTATTTATACTGAATGAAGAGGTtgattgtcctttgggtgagtggatgtgttccttgggctggatcgatctagatcatccattctgaagggttgtaacccttcaccaagcccacttcaatctcatccatcagatatgaggagttgtgaccctcagatcccgcctattgtcatcggccatcggatctggatccattgattcgatgcttcagatcaagtctcatcccaagccgtcagatcgttactctttgcgatccaacgctctagatcgcatcacaagcgatccatcatacctatttgatcaacgttgatcaacggtagccatccattccctaagtcaacagtccagtcatctccctttgcccatgaggatgccgcataggtgctGTCACATCAGGTACGAGCCtaacacgtcacccgagtgccacgtaggcactgtaatgtcacctggagcataaatttaagctcctcaatgctcctcgcgacgatgcgtacgtgcgaagtgtaaagtgcgcctacaaagcgcccattgcgtacgtggcgggtggcgggctcacaggtgcgagcacctgctcgccctgggctaaggggtaacctgtacttttatttttgtgttaactccattaacacatcttcattaataagtaaataatacacatcgagaatttccgatgtgggactattctcccatgcactttattaatgaataataaatattattttgg is a window encoding:
- the LOC121981589 gene encoding eukaryotic translation initiation factor 3 subunit D-like — encoded protein: MGFDVGVVPFNPDGWGPPDTASAPLLLFRNDGGSTQPANIPFAPFSRSEKLGRVADWTRNPNFGANAARSGAGGGRDAVFDFALDEFSGQSAGAGDDSTFRLVDGKPPPRPKFGPRWRFQQRPQLPQRRDEEVEARKREAEKERARRDRFYNLHHRSHFAGGGFGGGANRRDSPLLKSSVDIQPEWTMLDQIPFSTFSKLSFSVPDPPEDLLVCGGLEFYDRSFDRINPKNERRLERFKSRNFFKVTTTDDPVIRRLAADDKATVFATDVILSALMCAPRSVYSWDIVIQRVGNKLFFDKRDGSQLDLLSVNETSQELLPDAKEDINSAHSLSFEATYINQNFSQQVLVRDGNKVTFDEPNPFASEGEEVASVAYRYRRWKLDEDTQLIARCEVHSVTDVKGQRAFMTLNALNEFDPKYTGIDWRQKLETQRGAVLATELKNNANKLAKWTAQALLSGADLMKLGYVSRVHSRDHFNHVILSVIGYKPRDFATQINLNTSNMWGIVKSIVDLCMKLNEGKYVLVKDPVKPQVRIYEVPVDAFENEYVEEPLPEEEQVQPQVEEDATASAMDAAAEAEANVAVGAAEEDNNAGAFAA